From a region of the Pan paniscus chromosome 19, NHGRI_mPanPan1-v2.0_pri, whole genome shotgun sequence genome:
- the ODF4 gene encoding outer dense fiber protein 4 isoform X2, whose translation MDAEYSGNEFPRSEGERDQHQRPGKERKSGEAGWGTGELGQDGRLLSSTLSLSSNRSLGQRRNSPLPFQWRITHSFRWMAQVLASELSLVAFILLLVMAFSKKWLDLSRSRFYQRWPVDVSNRIHTSAHVMSMGLLHFCKSRSCSDLENGKGSFKLWTNQPMFKVAKLSFNLTLGLGLVLTIWLHLPYLPAVQKLPFVGLVGTILSFCEVTFIFSTLMLFPINIWIFELERNVSIPIGWSYFIGWLVLILYFTCAILCYFNHKSFWSLILSHPSGAVSCSSSFGLVEESPRAQTITDTPITQEGVLDPEQKDTHV comes from the exons ATGGATGCAGAGTACTCTGGGAATGAGTTCCCCAGGtcagaaggagaaagagaccAACATCAGAGacctggaaaggaaaggaagagtggGGAGGCAGGATGGGGCACAGGTGAGCTGGGACAAGATGGGAGACTGCTGTCCTCCACCCTCTCCCTCAGTAGTAACAGGTCCTTGGGCCAGCGCCGGAACTCTCCGCTGCCCTTTCAATGGAGAATCACACACAGCTTCCGCTGGATGGCCCAGGTGTTGGCCTCTGAGCTCAGCCTGGTTGCCTTTATCCTACTATTGGTCATGGCCTTCTCCAAGAAATGGCTGGACCTCTCTAGGAGCCGCTTCTACCAGCGCTGGCCTGTGGATGTCAGCAACAGAATCCACACATCAGCCCACGTTATGTCCATGGGGCTCCTGCACTTCtgcaaatccaggagctgttctGACTTAGAGAATGGGAAAG GCAGTTTTAAGCTGTGGACAAATCAGCCCATGTTTAAGGTGGCTAAGTTAAGCTTCAACCTGACCCTGGGGCTGGGCCTCGTCCTCACCATCTGGTTGCACCTGCCCTACCTGCCTGCTGTTCAGAAATTGCCCTTTGTGGGCTTGGTCGGGACCATCTTGAGCTTCTGTGAAG TGACCTTCATCTTCTCCACCCTCATGCTATTCCCCATTAACATCTGGATCTTCGAGTTGGAAAGGAATGTATCCATCCCCATCGGCTGGAGCTATTTCATTGGTTGGCTGGTGCTTATCCTATACTTCACCTGCG CGATCCTTTGCTACTTCAACCATAAAAGTTTCTGGAGTCTGATTCTGAGCCACCCCAGTGGTGCCGTGTCCTGCAGCAGCAGTTTTGGCTTAGTAGAAGAATCTCCAAGGGCACAGACGATCACAGACACCCCCATCACCCAGGAGGGAGTCCTGGATCCTGAGCAGAAGGATACACACGTGTAA
- the ODF4 gene encoding outer dense fiber protein 4 isoform X1, with amino-acid sequence MDAEYSGNEFPRSEGERDQHQRPGKERKSGEAGWGTGELGQDGRLLSSTLSLSSNRSLGQRRNSPLPFQWRITHSFRWMAQVLASELSLVAFILLLVMAFSKKWLDLSRSRFYQRWPVDVSNRIHTSAHVMSMGLLHFCKSRSCSDLENGKGSFKLWTNQPMFKVAKLSFNLTLGLGLVLTIWLHLPYLPAVQKLPFVGLVGTILSFCEGASYLWKVTFIFSTLMLFPINIWIFELERNVSIPIGWSYFIGWLVLILYFTCAILCYFNHKSFWSLILSHPSGAVSCSSSFGLVEESPRAQTITDTPITQEGVLDPEQKDTHV; translated from the exons ATGGATGCAGAGTACTCTGGGAATGAGTTCCCCAGGtcagaaggagaaagagaccAACATCAGAGacctggaaaggaaaggaagagtggGGAGGCAGGATGGGGCACAGGTGAGCTGGGACAAGATGGGAGACTGCTGTCCTCCACCCTCTCCCTCAGTAGTAACAGGTCCTTGGGCCAGCGCCGGAACTCTCCGCTGCCCTTTCAATGGAGAATCACACACAGCTTCCGCTGGATGGCCCAGGTGTTGGCCTCTGAGCTCAGCCTGGTTGCCTTTATCCTACTATTGGTCATGGCCTTCTCCAAGAAATGGCTGGACCTCTCTAGGAGCCGCTTCTACCAGCGCTGGCCTGTGGATGTCAGCAACAGAATCCACACATCAGCCCACGTTATGTCCATGGGGCTCCTGCACTTCtgcaaatccaggagctgttctGACTTAGAGAATGGGAAAG GCAGTTTTAAGCTGTGGACAAATCAGCCCATGTTTAAGGTGGCTAAGTTAAGCTTCAACCTGACCCTGGGGCTGGGCCTCGTCCTCACCATCTGGTTGCACCTGCCCTACCTGCCTGCTGTTCAGAAATTGCCCTTTGTGGGCTTGGTCGGGACCATCTTGAGCTTCTGTGAAGGTGCCTCCTACCTCTGGAAAG TGACCTTCATCTTCTCCACCCTCATGCTATTCCCCATTAACATCTGGATCTTCGAGTTGGAAAGGAATGTATCCATCCCCATCGGCTGGAGCTATTTCATTGGTTGGCTGGTGCTTATCCTATACTTCACCTGCG CGATCCTTTGCTACTTCAACCATAAAAGTTTCTGGAGTCTGATTCTGAGCCACCCCAGTGGTGCCGTGTCCTGCAGCAGCAGTTTTGGCTTAGTAGAAGAATCTCCAAGGGCACAGACGATCACAGACACCCCCATCACCCAGGAGGGAGTCCTGGATCCTGAGCAGAAGGATACACACGTGTAA